The following proteins are co-located in the Moraxella nasovis genome:
- a CDS encoding efflux transporter outer membrane subunit has product MKAIRPLLALTAISLAVSACSVPPKTTPQNIRPNLPNESYELDQTPQSDAKSVAAMRWQDFYSDDKLKTLIKLGLHHNKDLKNAVLAIQSAKAKYQITDANSRPTLGINSSANHGVTPPDANPHTIYQVGLAVPSYEIDLWGKVASSKAAALEDYLSTAAAKDAVQISLIANIAETYVNLSYALAQQHLANETLKTREKAFDITKKRFEAGIDARTSSLQAESSLENARLAVYQSQTAILRYKNALQLLVGTPIPNELMPVIAVGNVTSPSVFSAGLPSELLTYRPDIIQAEHRLKSAGANIGVARAVYFPSIRLASNIGYSSTSLDNLFSSAALGWSFMPSIHLPIFDGKARQANYEVAKIAEQQALTDYEKSIQTAFKEVSDVLASRATIEDQLKSGYKLQSNLQQTHLIAYARFRAGVDNYLNVLDAERSLFTNQQQLLQLEEQKSISQIRLYRALGGGSTLVQ; this is encoded by the coding sequence ATGAAAGCAATTCGTCCTTTATTAGCATTGACTGCCATTAGCCTTGCAGTATCGGCGTGTAGTGTCCCGCCAAAGACCACACCCCAAAACATCCGACCAAACCTTCCAAACGAAAGTTATGAGTTAGACCAAACTCCCCAAAGCGATGCCAAGAGTGTGGCAGCGATGCGTTGGCAAGATTTTTATTCAGATGATAAACTTAAGACACTAATTAAACTTGGTTTACACCATAATAAAGATCTAAAAAACGCTGTACTTGCCATTCAAAGTGCCAAGGCAAAATACCAAATCACCGACGCAAACAGCCGTCCCACGCTTGGTATAAATAGCAGTGCCAATCACGGTGTAACACCACCTGATGCAAATCCGCATACCATTTATCAAGTTGGGCTTGCTGTGCCAAGCTATGAGATTGATTTATGGGGTAAAGTTGCCAGTAGTAAAGCTGCCGCCTTAGAAGACTATCTAAGCACAGCCGCTGCCAAAGATGCTGTGCAAATTTCGCTTATTGCCAATATTGCAGAAACTTATGTCAACTTAAGCTATGCCCTAGCTCAGCAGCACCTAGCCAATGAGACACTAAAGACTCGTGAAAAAGCATTTGACATCACTAAAAAACGCTTTGAAGCAGGCATTGACGCTCGCACATCAAGCCTACAAGCTGAATCATCGCTTGAAAACGCTAGGCTTGCGGTATACCAATCCCAAACTGCCATCTTACGCTATAAGAACGCCCTGCAACTGCTTGTTGGCACACCAATTCCAAACGAGCTTATGCCTGTCATCGCTGTCGGCAATGTGACAAGCCCAAGCGTTTTTAGTGCAGGCTTACCAAGCGAACTGCTCACTTACCGCCCTGACATCATTCAGGCTGAACATCGCCTTAAGTCCGCAGGAGCAAATATTGGTGTGGCTAGAGCCGTTTATTTTCCAAGCATTCGCTTAGCAAGTAATATCGGTTATAGCTCAACTAGCCTTGATAATTTATTTAGCTCTGCTGCCCTTGGTTGGTCGTTCATGCCAAGCATTCACCTACCCATCTTTGATGGCAAAGCACGCCAAGCCAACTATGAAGTAGCAAAAATCGCCGAACAACAAGCCTTAACCGATTACGAAAAATCTATCCAAACAGCTTTTAAAGAAGTATCAGATGTCTTGGCAAGTCGTGCCACGATTGAAGATCAGCTAAAATCAGGCTACAAACTACAATCTAATTTACAACAGACTCATCTGATTGCTTATGCTCGCTTTCGTGCAGGCGTGGATAATTACCTAAACGTCCTAGATGCCGAACGCTCCTTATTCACCAATCAGCAGCAGCTGTTACAACTAGAAGAGCAAAAATC
- a CDS encoding efflux RND transporter permease subunit, producing MSKFFIERPIFAWVLAMLIMLVGLLSTRSLPVEQYPKIAPTTVSVNAVYPGADAQTVENSVTQVIEQQMKGLDGLQYMSSSSSATGSASVTLTFDNSIDPDTAQVQVQNKLQAATSSLPEPVQRQGVSVSKSASGFLAVFAFTSEDGSMDRTDIADYLNSSVVDQISRVDGVGGVNVFGSSYAMRVWLDPEKLRAYSLMPSDVAAAITAQNAQVSAGQLAAVPSATDRQVINATVTVQSYLKTVEEFNNILLKTDGSGAKVRLRDVAKVEIGSENYNFISEYDGKAASGMAIMLASGANALSVREAVQQRMDELSVNFPKGMAVNVPYDTTPFVKLSIKQVVMTLFEAIVLVFLVMLLFLQNWRATLIPTLAVPVVILGTLAILLIAGFSINILTMFALVLAIGLLVDDAIIVVENVERILEENPTISVKDATKQSMREIGKVVIGIACILSVVFVPMIFFGGSTGVIYRQFAVTLITSMTLSALVALIFTPALCVSLLKRHNKKPLSQQTGFFGWFNRFFDKASRNYESFVGKSIKARWAFLALYALVVGIMGFTLHKLPGSFVPEEDQGMLMSIVQLPTGSTINQTQAVMSDVRHYFENQEQNNVESVFTIAGFSFMGSGQNNGMAFIRLKDWDERTGDANTAASIAGKAMGYFMGGYNQANVFTLAPPAIQGMGQSNGFNLQLQNVGNLSHEEFIEARNMLLGMAAQSTVVTQVRPNGQEDAPELKVDINQEQAAAYGLNLATINATISQAWGSRYVNDFIDRGRIKRVYMQGEPESRSVPEDINKWYVRNNEGQMIGFGAFSSSHWQYGSPKLERYNSLSSLNITGSAVAGKSTGDAMAEMESMIAKLPDGISYEWSGLSLEEKKSGSQAPILYAISMLVVFLCLAALYESWSVPFAVMLVVPLGVVGAVLFTAFDGLANDVYLQVGLLTVIGLSAKNAILIIEVAKELQEAGYTLKEAVMKAGRQRLRPIIMTSLAFGIGVVPLYMATGAGSGSQNAVGTSVLGGVITATLLGIFFIPMFYVWVRSIFPYKENKEKPVTTTH from the coding sequence ATGTCAAAATTTTTTATTGAACGCCCTATTTTCGCTTGGGTGCTGGCAATGCTTATCATGTTAGTGGGTCTATTATCTACTCGCTCGCTACCTGTAGAACAATACCCAAAGATTGCCCCAACCACAGTCAGTGTGAATGCCGTCTATCCAGGAGCAGACGCTCAAACAGTTGAAAACTCAGTGACCCAAGTTATTGAGCAACAGATGAAAGGGCTTGATGGCTTACAGTATATGTCATCTAGCTCATCAGCAACAGGCTCAGCTTCTGTTACATTAACTTTTGATAACAGCATCGATCCAGACACTGCCCAAGTGCAAGTCCAAAACAAACTCCAAGCTGCCACAAGTTCTCTACCAGAGCCTGTCCAGCGTCAAGGCGTGTCTGTCTCTAAATCGGCAAGCGGATTTTTAGCAGTATTTGCTTTTACATCAGAAGACGGCTCTATGGACCGTACAGATATCGCCGATTACCTAAACTCAAGTGTCGTCGATCAGATAAGCCGTGTTGATGGCGTGGGTGGCGTCAATGTCTTTGGCTCATCTTATGCCATGCGAGTGTGGCTAGACCCTGAAAAGTTACGTGCTTATAGCCTTATGCCATCAGACGTCGCAGCTGCCATTACCGCCCAAAACGCTCAAGTGTCAGCAGGTCAGCTTGCTGCAGTTCCATCAGCTACTGATCGTCAGGTGATTAACGCCACCGTTACTGTTCAAAGCTATCTAAAAACAGTTGAAGAGTTTAATAATATCCTACTAAAAACCGATGGCAGTGGTGCTAAAGTACGTCTGCGTGATGTCGCTAAAGTCGAAATTGGCAGTGAAAATTACAACTTCATCAGTGAGTATGATGGCAAAGCAGCTTCAGGCATGGCGATCATGCTTGCCAGCGGTGCAAACGCCCTAAGCGTACGAGAAGCCGTTCAGCAGCGTATGGATGAGTTGTCGGTTAATTTCCCAAAAGGCATGGCGGTAAATGTGCCATACGACACCACGCCATTTGTGAAACTATCCATCAAACAGGTGGTCATGACTTTATTTGAAGCGATTGTGCTTGTATTTTTAGTCATGCTACTGTTCTTACAGAATTGGCGAGCCACATTAATCCCAACGCTTGCTGTGCCTGTGGTCATTCTAGGCACGCTTGCTATTTTGCTGATAGCTGGATTTAGCATTAACATTCTTACCATGTTTGCCTTGGTGCTTGCCATCGGTCTTTTGGTAGATGATGCCATCATCGTTGTAGAAAACGTGGAGCGTATTTTAGAAGAAAACCCGACCATCTCAGTCAAGGATGCCACCAAACAATCTATGAGAGAGATTGGTAAAGTTGTTATCGGTATTGCCTGTATTTTATCTGTGGTGTTTGTGCCAATGATTTTCTTTGGTGGCTCTACAGGGGTGATTTATCGTCAATTTGCAGTAACACTAATCACCAGCATGACGCTATCCGCCCTTGTGGCACTCATATTCACACCTGCTTTATGCGTGTCTTTACTTAAACGCCATAACAAAAAACCACTGTCACAGCAGACAGGATTTTTTGGTTGGTTTAACCGCTTTTTTGATAAGGCAAGTCGCAATTATGAGTCTTTTGTAGGTAAGTCAATCAAGGCTCGCTGGGCTTTTCTTGCACTGTATGCACTGGTTGTTGGTATTATGGGCTTTACACTTCATAAACTACCCGGTTCATTCGTACCCGAAGAAGACCAAGGCATGCTAATGTCTATCGTACAGCTACCTACTGGCTCAACCATTAATCAAACCCAAGCGGTGATGAGTGATGTGCGGCACTATTTTGAGAATCAAGAACAAAATAACGTCGAAAGCGTCTTTACCATTGCAGGCTTTAGCTTTATGGGTTCTGGTCAAAATAACGGCATGGCATTTATTCGCCTAAAAGACTGGGACGAGCGTACAGGTGATGCCAACACAGCTGCCAGCATTGCAGGCAAAGCGATGGGCTACTTTATGGGTGGCTACAACCAAGCAAACGTCTTTACCCTAGCACCACCTGCCATTCAAGGCATGGGGCAATCAAACGGCTTTAACTTGCAACTACAAAATGTCGGCAATCTAAGCCATGAAGAGTTTATTGAGGCTCGCAATATGCTTCTTGGTATGGCAGCCCAAAGCACTGTCGTTACCCAAGTTCGCCCAAATGGTCAAGAAGACGCACCTGAACTTAAAGTAGATATTAACCAAGAGCAAGCTGCCGCCTATGGGTTAAATCTTGCCACCATTAACGCTACCATCTCACAAGCGTGGGGGTCTCGCTACGTTAACGACTTCATTGACCGTGGACGCATTAAAAGAGTTTATATGCAAGGTGAACCTGAAAGTCGCAGCGTACCTGAAGACATTAATAAATGGTATGTACGCAATAATGAAGGTCAGATGATAGGCTTTGGGGCGTTTTCTAGTAGTCATTGGCAATACGGCTCACCTAAGCTTGAACGATATAACAGCCTATCATCGCTAAACATCACAGGCTCAGCGGTCGCTGGCAAATCCACAGGCGATGCGATGGCAGAAATGGAAAGCATGATTGCCAAGCTGCCTGATGGCATCAGCTATGAGTGGTCTGGCTTATCTTTAGAAGAGAAAAAATCAGGCTCACAAGCACCAATACTTTATGCCATTTCTATGCTTGTGGTATTTTTATGCTTGGCTGCCTTATACGAAAGCTGGTCTGTACCTTTTGCTGTTATGCTTGTTGTGCCACTTGGCGTGGTAGGTGCTGTACTGTTTACCGCCTTTGATGGGCTGGCCAATGACGTCTATTTGCAAGTGGGACTTTTAACCGTTATCGGATTATCCGCTAAAAATGCCATCTTAATCATCGAGGTTGCAAAAGAACTCCAAGAGGCAGGTTACACCCTAAAAGAAGCAGTGATGAAAGCAGGAAGACAAAGGCTTCGCCCAATCATCATGACATCGCTTGCTTTTGGCATCGGTGTTGTGCCATTATATATGGCAACAGGAGCAGGCTCAGGCAGTCAAAATGCCGTGGGTACAAGCGTGCTGGGCGGGGTGATTACTGCCACACTCTTAGGTATTTTCTTTATCCCAATGTTTTATGTATGGGTGCGGTCAATTTTCCCTTATAAAGAAAATAAAGAAAAACCTGTAACAACAACTCACTAA
- a CDS encoding efflux RND transporter periplasmic adaptor subunit, whose amino-acid sequence MKSNLYIAIITAIMAGVALTACDKPNDAKQSVAQQMPVATVNVQTVKLQSLPVIKEFSGRVNAVAVSEVRPQVTGIIDEVLFREGSYVKKGQPLYRINTDSYKSAVISGQAAVANAQATAQNARAAYANAKANIAVQKAALDQAQADLQRLSGLVEVDAISQQAYDQAVTAVNTAQAKLQAAQATANQAAAGINSAEAAIGSAKAGLNASQLDLSRTIVRAPISGKIGISAATNGALVSANQAKALATISRTDMVYVDISQSSSELLRLRQQLSEGTASQGSLEVQIVLEDGTVYPILGQLALLDATVDESTGSVTIRAVFPNPDDILLPGMYVNARVAQAVIDNATLIPQSALIRSPKGDTQVYVVNNANKIEVRPVQVAGTYEGQWVISEGLVSKDQVVVLGGAKVKPGQDVKTAPYVSDTASQPNVAQANADAKVTQ is encoded by the coding sequence ATGAAATCAAACTTATACATTGCCATCATTACTGCTATTATGGCAGGCGTGGCTCTGACAGCTTGCGATAAGCCAAATGATGCTAAGCAATCTGTCGCTCAGCAGATGCCTGTTGCAACTGTCAATGTCCAAACTGTAAAATTACAGTCTTTACCTGTCATCAAAGAATTCTCTGGGCGAGTGAATGCTGTCGCTGTCTCAGAAGTTCGTCCGCAGGTCACAGGCATTATTGATGAAGTACTGTTTCGTGAAGGCAGCTATGTTAAAAAAGGTCAGCCGCTTTATCGCATTAACACTGACAGCTATAAAAGTGCTGTGATTTCAGGTCAAGCTGCCGTTGCCAATGCCCAAGCTACCGCCCAAAACGCTCGTGCCGCCTATGCCAATGCTAAGGCTAATATCGCCGTTCAAAAGGCAGCTCTTGATCAAGCTCAAGCAGATTTACAGCGACTATCTGGACTTGTTGAAGTAGATGCCATCTCTCAGCAGGCGTACGATCAAGCAGTTACAGCTGTAAATACCGCTCAAGCAAAACTACAGGCTGCACAAGCCACCGCCAATCAAGCTGCAGCTGGCATTAACAGTGCAGAAGCTGCCATCGGCAGTGCCAAGGCTGGATTAAATGCCAGTCAGCTTGATCTAAGTCGCACGATTGTTAGAGCTCCTATATCAGGGAAAATTGGCATTTCTGCTGCCACTAATGGGGCTTTAGTCTCTGCCAACCAAGCAAAAGCACTGGCCACCATCTCTCGCACTGATATGGTCTATGTGGACATCAGCCAATCAAGCTCAGAACTACTTCGCTTACGTCAGCAGCTTTCTGAAGGCACAGCGTCCCAAGGTAGCCTAGAGGTGCAGATTGTACTAGAAGACGGTACAGTTTATCCAATTTTAGGTCAGCTTGCCTTACTAGATGCCACTGTTGATGAATCAACAGGCTCAGTTACCATTCGTGCCGTATTCCCAAATCCTGACGACATTTTATTGCCTGGTATGTATGTCAATGCTCGAGTGGCGCAAGCAGTCATCGATAATGCGACTCTTATCCCCCAAAGTGCCTTAATTCGCTCACCCAAAGGCGACACCCAAGTCTATGTGGTTAATAATGCCAATAAAATTGAAGTGCGACCTGTTCAGGTGGCAGGCACTTACGAAGGTCAATGGGTAATCTCTGAGGGGCTTGTATCAAAAGATCAAGTCGTCGTGTTAGGTGGTGCTAAAGTTAAGCCAGGACAAGACGTAAAAACAGCTCCTTATGTGTCAGATACCGCTTCTCAGCCAAATGTAGCTCAAGCAAATGCTGATGCCAAAGTGACTCAATAA
- the tsaE gene encoding tRNA (adenosine(37)-N6)-threonylcarbamoyltransferase complex ATPase subunit type 1 TsaE — translation MTTQTFILSDEKQTEQFAKCLAELNPTGFIRLSGDLGAGKTTLTRHLLRALGHKGSVKSPTFTLVEPYQITQPNGELKSVYHADLYRLNDPEELDFIGFFEYFDEPNVLVIIEWASRAETLLPKPDLTIKIKQLKNDCRSVTVTSPNDTINLAHLNLTDLNV, via the coding sequence ATGACGACACAGACTTTTATATTGAGCGATGAAAAACAAACCGAGCAATTTGCCAAATGTCTAGCGGAGTTAAACCCTACAGGCTTTATCCGCTTGTCTGGTGATTTGGGTGCAGGAAAGACCACATTAACCCGCCATCTGCTTAGAGCCTTAGGTCATAAAGGCAGTGTAAAAAGCCCTACCTTTACGTTGGTTGAGCCCTATCAGATTACTCAGCCAAATGGCGAGCTAAAGTCAGTTTATCACGCTGATCTTTATCGTTTAAATGACCCTGAAGAGCTCGATTTTATTGGGTTTTTTGAATACTTTGATGAGCCTAATGTGTTGGTTATTATTGAGTGGGCAAGCCGTGCCGAAACCTTATTACCAAAGCCTGATTTAACAATCAAGATTAAGCAGCTAAAAAACGACTGTCGTAGTGTTACCGTCACTAGCCCTAATGATACAATCAACTTAGCCCACCTAAACTTAACCGACCTAAATGTCTGA
- the miaA gene encoding tRNA (adenosine(37)-N6)-dimethylallyltransferase MiaA, translating into MPSLNHKNLPDNTVLSLIAPTASGKTDLACKLYDTGRFELISVDSALIYRDMNIGTAKPTDAELAQFPHHLVDIIDPTEVYNVANFVTDVKSLIEQIHNKGKIPLLVGGTMMYYMALFDGLSAVPDTDPKIRQKVANWLYNQGIDELYAYLQKHDPKICNKLKITDTQRITRAVEVHLQTDVAMSVWQTTPKQALCHDTSKQWIGLSVCPDRAWLHDRIALRLDMMWQAGFIDEVIGLIRQYPTLTPTMPSMRCVGYRQVLEFLAVIGHDAMMINDQMARLSSDLQKNNKILENLPKNHPKSNQNFVDLACQDMKNKALYATRQLAKRQSTWQRQLQRLNFNNTNVKITSFDSIQQLKNCLF; encoded by the coding sequence ATGCCAAGCCTAAACCATAAAAATCTACCAGATAACACCGTGCTATCACTCATTGCACCGACTGCCAGCGGTAAGACGGATTTGGCGTGCAAGCTGTATGATACAGGGCGGTTTGAGCTGATCTCGGTAGACTCTGCTTTAATCTATCGAGATATGAACATCGGTACAGCCAAGCCCACAGATGCAGAGTTGGCACAATTTCCCCATCATTTGGTGGATATTATTGACCCTACCGAAGTATATAATGTGGCAAATTTCGTCACAGATGTAAAATCACTGATTGAACAAATTCATAACAAGGGCAAGATTCCGCTGCTTGTTGGTGGGACGATGATGTATTATATGGCATTGTTTGATGGTCTATCTGCTGTGCCTGATACTGATCCTAAGATACGCCAAAAAGTGGCCAATTGGCTTTACAATCAGGGGATTGATGAGCTATACGCTTATCTACAAAAGCACGACCCTAAGATTTGTAATAAACTAAAAATTACCGACACCCAGCGTATCACAAGAGCGGTGGAAGTGCATTTGCAAACTGATGTAGCTATGAGTGTATGGCAGACGACGCCTAAGCAGGCATTATGCCACGACACATCAAAGCAGTGGATTGGGCTGTCTGTCTGTCCTGATAGGGCGTGGCTGCATGATAGGATTGCCCTAAGACTTGATATGATGTGGCAGGCAGGTTTTATTGATGAAGTCATTGGATTAATTCGTCAATACCCCACCTTAACGCCAACCATGCCATCTATGCGATGCGTTGGCTATCGACAGGTGTTAGAGTTCTTGGCGGTTATAGGGCATGATGCGATGATGATAAATGACCAAATGGCACGCCTAAGTAGCGACCTACAAAAAAATAACAAAATTTTAGAAAATTTACCAAAAAATCACCCAAAATCCAACCAAAATTTCGTTGATTTGGCTTGTCAAGACATGAAAAATAAGGCATTATATGCAACAAGGCAGTTAGCAAAACGCCAGTCCACTTGGCAACGCCAACTTCAACGCCTTAATTTTAATAATACAAACGTAAAAATTACATCATTTGACAGCATACAACAATTAAAAAATTGTTTATTTTAA
- the hfq gene encoding RNA chaperone Hfq, protein MSKGQSLQDPFLNALRKDRIPVSIFLVNGIKLQGQIESFDQYVVLLRNTVSQMVYKHAISTVVPTRNPRTDGISSGSSNNTFPSTPSYPSSGGFDRQNVGFGNTGSVVRGGFTRTPPQNAGFDRQNSGFDRHSYPQGGGFGTRQTDYDRTSESFGRGFDRSSYEERGFDGKGFERNDSKSFNAEDGFKDDPNYRNTH, encoded by the coding sequence ATGTCAAAAGGGCAAAGTTTACAAGACCCATTTTTAAATGCGCTGCGTAAAGATCGTATTCCTGTTTCTATTTTTTTGGTGAACGGCATTAAGTTGCAAGGGCAGATTGAATCTTTTGATCAATATGTGGTGCTGTTAAGAAACACCGTAAGCCAGATGGTCTATAAGCATGCCATCTCAACGGTTGTGCCGACACGCAATCCACGCACTGATGGTATTTCGTCTGGCTCGTCTAATAACACCTTTCCCAGCACGCCAAGCTACCCAAGCTCAGGTGGGTTTGACCGCCAAAACGTTGGGTTTGGTAACACAGGTTCGGTCGTGCGTGGTGGCTTTACTCGCACACCACCGCAGAATGCTGGGTTTGACCGCCAAAATAGCGGATTTGATCGCCACAGCTACCCGCAGGGCGGTGGGTTTGGTACACGTCAAACTGATTATGACCGTACTTCAGAAAGCTTTGGCAGGGGCTTTGATCGCTCAAGCTATGAAGAGCGTGGCTTTGATGGCAAGGGTTTTGAGCGAAATGACTCAAAGAGTTTTAATGCTGAGGATGGGTTTAAAGACGACCCAAATTACCGCAATACTCACTAA
- a CDS encoding KpsF/GutQ family sugar-phosphate isomerase, which translates to MADKATKDCDFIHIGKQAITTELKALQILLNEIDERFVQACQAILACHGRVVITGMGKSGHIGRKMAATFASTGTAAFFMHPGEAGHGDLGMLKTGDVLIAISNSGESDEIRTLLPVVKHFNIPLISISRDKRGFLPKSADIALTLGNSEEACPLGLAPTSSTTATLALGDALAVALLEARNFTSSDFALSHPAGALGRKLLTCVQDLMHTENLPIVRQQTTLNDTLLTMTTGRLGLAIVLNDDDKVVGIFTDGDLRRKLSQNVALTTSIGELMTRTPKSTHQSMRASDALTLMNEHNISQLLVLDKGSLVGVIGIHDLIQAGVS; encoded by the coding sequence ATGGCCGATAAAGCAACCAAAGACTGTGATTTTATCCATATTGGCAAGCAAGCCATCACAACCGAACTTAAGGCTCTTCAGATTTTACTAAATGAGATTGACGAGCGGTTCGTGCAGGCGTGTCAAGCGATATTGGCATGTCATGGACGAGTGGTGATAACAGGCATGGGTAAGTCTGGACATATTGGACGAAAGATGGCAGCGACTTTTGCCAGCACAGGCACGGCTGCGTTTTTTATGCATCCAGGCGAGGCAGGTCATGGCGACTTAGGCATGCTAAAAACTGGCGATGTACTCATTGCGATTTCTAACTCTGGCGAGTCTGATGAGATTCGTACACTGTTACCTGTAGTGAAGCATTTTAATATTCCGCTGATTAGTATCAGCCGTGATAAACGTGGCTTTTTGCCAAAATCAGCGGATATCGCCTTAACCTTAGGTAACTCTGAAGAGGCTTGCCCGCTTGGGCTAGCACCCACGTCTTCTACCACAGCAACTTTGGCATTAGGCGATGCGTTGGCAGTGGCTTTGCTTGAGGCACGCAATTTTACGAGCAGTGATTTTGCCCTAAGCCATCCAGCGGGTGCGTTAGGGCGTAAACTCTTAACTTGCGTCCAAGATTTAATGCACACTGAGAATCTCCCCATTGTTCGCCAACAGACGACATTAAATGATACGTTGCTTACGATGACGACAGGAAGATTGGGACTTGCTATCGTGCTTAATGATGATGATAAAGTTGTGGGAATCTTTACCGATGGTGATTTACGTCGTAAACTTAGTCAAAATGTCGCACTGACTACATCAATTGGTGAACTAATGACTAGAACACCAAAAAGCACTCACCAAAGCATGCGTGCTTCTGACGCACTGACTTTAATGAACGAGCATAATATCAGCCAGCTACTTGTGTTAGACAAAGGCTCTCTTGTGGGTGTGATTGGCATTCATGATTTAATTCAAGCGGGGGTTTCGTAG
- a CDS encoding KdsC family phosphatase has translation MNENILKKAQKIKLFAMDVDGILSDGKIIYNAEGVETKAFYVQDGVGLKALQGIGVELAIITGRRSAMVERRASELGISHVIQGRDDKFTALSKLACNLGVNLDECAYMGDDLPDLKAVREAGLGISVPNGCAETQAVADFITVRYGGDGAVREACELILQARGEFDAFIAQFL, from the coding sequence ATGAATGAAAATATCCTAAAAAAAGCACAAAAAATTAAGCTATTTGCAATGGATGTGGACGGTATTTTATCTGATGGTAAAATCATTTATAATGCTGAAGGTGTGGAGACGAAGGCATTTTATGTGCAAGATGGCGTGGGTCTAAAGGCATTGCAAGGCATCGGAGTGGAACTTGCGATTATCACAGGCAGACGATCTGCTATGGTAGAGCGTCGTGCAAGTGAGCTTGGTATTAGCCATGTCATCCAAGGGCGAGATGATAAGTTTACCGCATTATCAAAGCTTGCCTGCAACTTAGGTGTTAACTTGGATGAGTGTGCTTATATGGGGGACGACTTGCCTGATCTAAAGGCGGTTCGTGAGGCTGGGCTTGGCATTAGTGTCCCAAATGGCTGTGCCGAAACTCAGGCTGTGGCAGATTTTATAACCGTGCGATATGGCGGTGATGGTGCGGTGCGTGAGGCGTGTGAGCTGATTTTGCAGGCTCGTGGTGAATTTGATGCATTTATTGCACAATTTTTGTAG
- the lptC gene encoding LPS export ABC transporter periplasmic protein LptC produces MKMRFLFILGAVILALATWFFYQEDVEVKPALPSTPDVTSEVSQIQAIQTNPKTGKVEYTLTAQSLVQNADGKDMMADVVMDWQPSDLAHYGLTAKRATLDQTTGDLYLIGGFTLTKDATDTAPKMVIQGDKMVGNTKSRTVQSDQPITVEQGFDSFKAQGFTADLDTGEYQFHHIEMWYQPAGR; encoded by the coding sequence ATGAAAATGCGTTTTTTATTCATATTAGGTGCTGTCATTTTGGCATTAGCGACTTGGTTTTTTTATCAAGAAGATGTGGAAGTAAAGCCAGCATTACCATCAACGCCTGATGTGACTTCTGAAGTATCACAAATTCAAGCCATTCAGACTAATCCCAAGACAGGAAAGGTAGAATACACGCTTACTGCCCAGTCGCTTGTCCAAAATGCCGATGGCAAAGACATGATGGCAGATGTGGTAATGGATTGGCAGCCGTCGGATTTAGCTCATTATGGCTTAACCGCCAAGCGTGCAACTTTAGATCAGACGACAGGGGATTTATATCTGATTGGTGGATTTACACTGACAAAAGATGCGACCGATACTGCCCCAAAGATGGTCATCCAAGGTGACAAGATGGTTGGTAACACCAAAAGCCGTACTGTTCAAAGCGATCAGCCTATCACAGTTGAGCAGGGTTTTGACAGCTTTAAAGCACAGGGGTTTACGGCAGATTTAGACACAGGTGAATACCAATTTCATCACATTGAGATGTGGTATCAGCCTGCTGGTCGCTAA
- the lptA gene encoding lipopolysaccharide transport periplasmic protein LptA: protein MKKLSGIAIGLALSIVANALPSDSKEPIRLLADKATYTASTGVTTYSGNVTITQGTLKMNADNLTLNLAKDRSIQTVVATGRPATLQQVITADKGLAKGRASKIDYDTATGIITLSGNAKLTQAGASFAGNTIRYNLAKGDVEANAGGGQRVELVFPPSS from the coding sequence ATGAAAAAGTTAAGCGGTATTGCCATAGGACTTGCCTTGTCTATCGTGGCGAATGCTTTACCTTCTGATAGTAAAGAGCCGATCAGACTGCTGGCAGATAAGGCAACTTATACCGCCAGTACAGGCGTGACAACCTACTCAGGCAATGTCACCATCACCCAAGGCACGCTAAAGATGAATGCGGATAATCTGACGCTAAATTTAGCCAAAGATCGCAGCATTCAGACTGTCGTGGCGACAGGACGACCTGCTACGTTACAGCAAGTTATCACTGCTGACAAGGGCTTGGCAAAAGGTCGGGCAAGTAAGATAGATTATGACACCGCCACAGGTATTATTACGCTATCAGGTAATGCTAAGCTCACACAAGCGGGTGCAAGTTTTGCAGGTAACACCATCCGCTATAATTTAGCAAAAGGCGATGTAGAAGCAAATGCAGGTGGCGGACAGCGAGTAGAGCTGGTTTTTCCACCAAGTTCTTAA